Proteins encoded by one window of Myxococcales bacterium:
- a CDS encoding sulfatase-like hydrolase/transferase — MSRPASAETGPVAGADDRLAPEAALQGTAVAHAAGAHADAPAAPPADAADTAEPPADTADAPGDPPADAATRHARARGRWLTLKRSVVVRRWTARALLVVPTVLIVATDLARRHERITHFDSREKVFYLLSVLASFWIWGGLLAAAARHRGFSRYPARVLVFAAGVLAFGAQLYTFDRYMAYMNHRAVLVGTQMMPSIGQQLWFDRVTFAKALLPPVLLALALPLLARRLAPTSKGNGRASLDFACVALLLVLFVDPERGGEQGATPDTLYVSAMGQLARARWDHNETVDRVHPGPRTPLPVPPLVATPSARRNVLFIVTESVRSHSTCVEYTTDCKFTPFSNEAVPERLPFLQMRALDSTTAISLGIMWTGLSPAESRADLHAAPLLWEYLSAAKLAGTYFTSQNLLFGNSGTWLEGVPIARRVSATEIDPNATYETGADDGILADYVATHLDGLPEPRVDVVHLSNTHFPYKVDPRYSPFLPQEEATGPGYEKEILNRYQDSIYLQDMAVGRFLKAFKKRPEAAHTVIIYVSDHGEQMREKGAVGHTGTLYDPEIRIPFWIDAPEGTLTPAERANLVRLRTAPLLSIDILPTLLDLMGLWDAKGLSPFRARMPGASLLRGGTPTNTPTVLTNCTELWACAFKNWGAMKGTRKLIANQADHAWLCFDVATDPSESRDLGVEACRDLVPLAEANGKGRPF, encoded by the coding sequence ATGTCCCGCCCCGCGAGCGCCGAGACGGGCCCCGTCGCGGGGGCCGATGATCGCCTGGCCCCGGAGGCTGCCCTCCAGGGCACGGCCGTCGCGCACGCGGCAGGCGCGCACGCGGACGCCCCCGCAGCCCCGCCGGCAGACGCGGCGGACACCGCAGAACCGCCGGCAGACACGGCGGACGCCCCGGGAGACCCTCCCGCGGACGCCGCCACGCGGCACGCCCGCGCGCGCGGCCGTTGGCTCACGCTGAAGCGCAGCGTCGTCGTCCGCCGGTGGACGGCGCGGGCGTTGCTCGTCGTTCCAACGGTCCTCATCGTAGCGACCGACCTCGCGCGGAGACACGAGCGGATCACCCACTTCGACTCGCGCGAGAAGGTGTTCTACCTGCTCAGCGTGCTCGCGAGCTTTTGGATCTGGGGCGGCCTGCTCGCGGCCGCGGCGCGCCACCGAGGGTTCTCGCGCTACCCCGCACGCGTGCTCGTGTTCGCCGCCGGCGTGCTCGCGTTCGGCGCGCAGCTCTACACGTTCGACCGCTACATGGCCTACATGAACCACCGGGCCGTGCTGGTGGGCACCCAGATGATGCCCAGCATCGGGCAGCAGCTGTGGTTCGACCGGGTCACGTTCGCGAAGGCGCTGCTGCCGCCGGTGCTCCTCGCGCTGGCCCTGCCCCTGCTGGCGCGAAGGCTCGCGCCCACCTCCAAGGGGAACGGCCGCGCGTCGCTCGACTTCGCCTGCGTGGCGCTGCTCCTCGTCCTCTTCGTCGACCCGGAGCGCGGGGGCGAGCAGGGTGCCACGCCCGACACGCTCTACGTGTCCGCGATGGGCCAGCTCGCGCGCGCCCGCTGGGACCACAACGAGACGGTCGACCGCGTGCACCCCGGGCCGCGCACTCCCCTGCCCGTGCCGCCCCTCGTCGCCACCCCGAGCGCGCGACGCAACGTGCTGTTCATCGTCACCGAGTCCGTGCGCTCGCACAGTACGTGTGTAGAATACACGACAGACTGCAAGTTCACGCCGTTCTCGAACGAGGCGGTGCCCGAGCGCCTGCCGTTCCTGCAGATGCGCGCGCTCGACTCCACCACGGCCATCTCGCTCGGCATCATGTGGACGGGCCTCTCCCCCGCGGAGTCGCGCGCCGATCTCCACGCCGCGCCGCTCCTCTGGGAGTACCTCAGCGCGGCGAAGCTCGCGGGCACGTACTTCACCTCGCAGAACCTGCTCTTCGGCAACTCGGGCACGTGGCTCGAGGGCGTGCCCATCGCGCGCCGCGTGAGCGCGACGGAGATCGACCCGAACGCCACCTACGAGACCGGCGCCGACGACGGCATCCTGGCCGACTACGTGGCGACTCACCTCGACGGCCTGCCGGAGCCGCGCGTCGACGTCGTGCACCTCTCGAACACCCACTTCCCGTACAAGGTCGATCCTCGCTACTCGCCGTTCCTGCCGCAGGAGGAGGCCACGGGGCCCGGCTACGAGAAGGAGATCCTGAACCGGTACCAGGACTCGATCTACCTCCAAGACATGGCCGTAGGGCGCTTCCTCAAGGCCTTCAAGAAGCGCCCCGAGGCGGCGCACACCGTCATCATCTACGTGTCCGACCACGGCGAGCAGATGCGCGAAAAGGGCGCCGTCGGACACACCGGCACGCTCTACGATCCGGAGATCCGCATCCCCTTCTGGATCGATGCGCCAGAGGGAACACTCACTCCCGCGGAACGCGCGAACCTCGTCCGTCTGCGCACCGCGCCCCTCCTGTCGATCGACATCCTTCCCACGTTGCTCGACCTCATGGGTCTATGGGACGCGAAGGGCCTCTCGCCCTTCCGCGCGCGCATGCCCGGCGCGAGCCTCCTCCGAGGCGGCACGCCGACGAACACGCCCACGGTGCTCACCAACTGCACCGAGCTGTGGGCCTGCGCGTTCAAGAACTGGGGCGCCATGAAGGGCACGCGCAAGCTCATCGCGAACCAGGCCGACCACGCGTGGCTGTGCTTCGACGTCGCCACCGATCCGAGCGAGAGCCGTGACCTGGGCGTCGAGGCCTGCCGCGACCTCGTGCCGCTGGCCGAGGCGAACGGCAAGGGCCGCCCGTTCTAG